The Verrucomicrobiota bacterium DNA segment AGCGCGCGTGCCGCCTTCTGGTTCCGGGCGCGAGCCGGCGTCAAGGCGCGGTCAAGGAGAAGGCCCCAGGCGCTAAGCGCCTCCGCAAAAGGAACTTTGTTCTCCTCGGGAACCACCTCCGCACCGGCAATCAGCCCATAACCGGTTACGCTTACCAGGTAGGCCAGCGTTGAAGCCGGGACGTCGTCGCGCAAGGCGCCGGCCTCCTGGAGTTGAGCGAAAAGCTCGGTTCTCATCGAAATCCCTAACCCAACAAGCGCTTTGTCTCGCCGGAGAAAGCTTCCGAAAAGCCGCTGGTCCCGCATCATGAGCGCCTTGATAACCGGATTAGCGTCTACGGCCGCGAGGCTGTGCTGGACCATCCGCGCGAAGCTCCAGTTCTCGCCGTCTTCTTCAAACCGGCGCAGCCAATCTTCGGTGTAACGCGCGAATTCCCACTGAAGCACCGCCTTGAAAAGCGCATCCTTATTCGGGAACTCGAGATAGACCGCGCCCTTGGAGATGCCGGCCTCCCGGGCGATATCGTCCATGCTGGTTTTGTCAAAGCCCCAACGAGAGAACAGGGCGCCAGCGCAATCGAGCAGCCGTTGGCGCCGGGTTGATTGCTGGAGATCGGCCGTCATAACGACAATATGACTGGTTGTTCCCGTTCAGTCAACCGGTCAGGTCGTCGCCGGCTCCGCCCCAAGGCCAGACCCGGACAAACCGAGGCCCGGAACAGAACCGGTGCCAGAGGGTTCGACCGGCGCCGCTCACGCTGTCCCAAAGGTCGGGCAGGCTGAGCGGTTGGCGCACCGCTCGCCTGTTCAGGGCACCCGGGTAGGAGCAGAGGTTTCTACGGCCTTCA contains these protein-coding regions:
- a CDS encoding TetR/AcrR family transcriptional regulator encodes the protein MTADLQQSTRRQRLLDCAGALFSRWGFDKTSMDDIAREAGISKGAVYLEFPNKDALFKAVLQWEFARYTEDWLRRFEEDGENWSFARMVQHSLAAVDANPVIKALMMRDQRLFGSFLRRDKALVGLGISMRTELFAQLQEAGALRDDVPASTLAYLVSVTGYGLIAGAEVVPEENKVPFAEALSAWGLLLDRALTPARARNQKAARALLISMVQKVQTALRTSDKPGTKENGAA